The DNA segment CTTGGCCTTGGCTTCGATCTTGTCGAGCGCCTTCATGATGGCCGAGCCGCCCACCGACAGCGAGCGCGAGCCATAGGTGCCCATGCCGAACGGCACGCGGCCGGTGTCGCCGTGCACCACTTCCACGGCATCCAGTGCAATGCCGAGCCGGTCCGCCACAATCTGCGCGAAGGTGGTTTCATGCCCCTGGCCGTGGCTGTGCGAGCCGGTGAAGACGGTCACGGTGCCGGTCGGGTGGACACGGATCTCGCCGACTTCGAACAGTCCCGCGCGCGCGCCCAGCGCGCCGGCGATATTCGACGGCGCCAGCCCGCATGCCTCGATGTAGCAGGAGTAGCCCAGGCCGCGCAGCTTGCCGCGCTGCTTCGCTTCTTCACGACGCGCGGGAAAGCCTTTGACGTCGGCGAGTTCCTGCGCGCGTGCCAGGCACGGCTCGTAGTCGCCGGTGTCGTAGGTCAGGCCGACCGGGGTGGCGTAGGGGAAGTCGTGGATGAAGTTCTTGCGGCGGATTTGCGCCGGGTCCATCTTCATCTCGCGCGCCGCGGCTTCCACCAGCCGCTCCACCACATAGGTGGCTTCCGGGCGGCCCGCGCCGCGGTAAGCGTCCACCGGCGCGGTGTTGGTGAACACGGCGCGCACCTCGGCATAGATCGCCGGCGTGGCGTACTGCCCGGCCAGCAGCGTGGCGTACAGGATGGTCGGCACGCTGGACGCGAAGGTCGACAGGTAGGCGCCCATATTGGCGGTGGTGTGCACCCGCATGGCCAGGAACTTGCCGTCGGCGTCCATCGCCAGCTCGGCCTTGGTGACGTGGTCGCGGCCGTGCGCATCGGTCAGGAAGGACTCCGAGCGTTCGGCGGTCCACTTGATCGGGCGCTTGATCTTCTTCGAGGCCCAGGTCAGCGCCACGTCTTCCGCGTACAGGAAGATCTTGGAACCGAAGCCGCCGCCCACATCCGGCGCGATGATGCGCAGGCGCGACTCCGGCAGGCCAAGCACGAAGGCGCCCATCAGCAGGCGCTCCACGTGGGGGTTCTGGTTCGATACATAGACCGTGTAGCTGTCGTCCTGACGGGTGTAGCTGGCATTGACGGCGCGCGGCTCGATGGCGTTGGGGATCAGCCGGTTGTTGATGATCTCCAGCGTGGTCACGTGGGCGGCCTTGGCAAAGGCGGCGTCGGTGGCGGCGCGGTCGCCGTGGCCCCAGACATAGCTGGTGTTCTCGGGCACGTCGTCATGCACCAGCGAGGTGGCCGAGGCAGCGTGGGCGGTGTTCACCACGGCGGGCAGTTCATCGTATTGCACGTCGATCTTCTCGGCGGCGTCCTTGGCTTGCTGCAGCGTTTCGGCTATCACCAGCGCGACCTGGTCACCCACGTGGCGGGCCTTGCCCTGCGCCAGCACGGGGTGCGCAGGTTCCTTCATCGGGCTGCCGTCGATGCTGTGGATCAGCCAGCCGCAGGGCAGGCCGCCGACCTTGTCGGCCGCCACGTCGTCGCCGGTGAAGATGGCGACCACGCCCGGCGAAGCGAGTGCTTCGGTCTTGTCGATGGAGACGATGCGGGCGTGCGCGTGCGGCGAGCGCAGGAAGTAGCCGTAGCTTTGCTGCGGCAGCACGATGTCGTCCGTGTACTGGCCGTTGCCGGTGAGAAAGCGGTAGTCTTCCTTGCGCTTGACCGAGGCGCCGATCAGGTGCTGGTTGTCGGGTGCGTTCATGGCGGTCCCCTTATTCAGCGCTGACGCCATGCATCGCGGACTGGCCTTCCTGCACCGCGCGCACGATGTTGTGATAACCGGTACAGCGGCACAGGTTGCCGTCGAGCTGCTCGCGGATGGCGGCGGCGTCGGCATTGGGCTGCTGCTTGACCAGCGCGATGGCGCTCATGACCATGCCGGGCGTGCAGAAGCCGCACTGCAGGCCGTGGCAATTGCGGAAGGCTTCCTGCATGGGGTGGAGCTGGCCCTCCGGGGCGAGTCCTTCGATGGTGGTGATGCTGGCGCCATCCGCCTGCAGCGCCAGCATGTTGCACGACTTGACCGCGCGGCCGTCCATGTGCACGGTGCAGGCGCCGCACTGGGCGGTGTCGCAACCGACATGGGTGCCGGTCAGGCGGAGTTGTTCGCGCAGGAACTGGACGAGAAGGGTGTGGGGTTCTACCTGCGCGTCGACGGCGCGGCCGTTGACGGTCAGGCGGATAGGAATCGCCATGCTTGTCTCCATGTGGGTGGACACGTGCACGACCAATCCCTGAATCCCGAAAAAACTGCGCGGGACTGGCCACGACGCGTTACTGCCGTTTGTTGGGTACGGCTATTTCGTGATGTTGGTACTGCGGTATTGCGGTACTGCCGTTGCCGCCGGTCAATGCCTGGCAATGCCGCGCCGCGAACGTTTGGCTGCGACATGCTCTAACAGTTAATCACAAATCGCCGGCGCATGCCATGCGGGTTGCCCCTTCGCCACCTGACGCCGCAAGAGCGCGTGGACGGCGTCGGCCGCGGGGGTGCAGGATGGCGCTGCTAGAATGGCCCGCCGTCCGGCCGCCACACCGTATCCACGCCGCATTCACACCGCATCCACCTCGCTCCGGCACCAGATCTCTCTATATGGAAGGCTTCATCGACTGGCTGTTCGAAACCGTTGCCCTGCCCAAGGTGGGCTTGCCGGCTATCTTCGTGGTCAGCCTGGTGTCCGCCACCTTGCTGCCCCTGGGCTCGGAGCCGGCGGTCTTCGCGTATATCAAGCTCAATCCGCACCTGTTCTGGCCGGCCATCGTCGTCGCCACGCTCGGCAATACCGCGGGCGGCGCCATCGACTGGTGGCTTGGCTACGCGGCCAAGCTGGCCGTGGTGCGCTTGCGCCAGCGGCGCCAGCAGCGCGCGCACGAGGAGGAGCACGCCGAACACCGCCGCCATCCCCGCCAGCCGCGCAAGCCGTCGCTGGATGCGCGCTACTTCCGGTGGATGCGCCGGCTGGGACCGCCGACCCTGCTGGTATCGTGGTTGCCCGGAGTTGGTGATCCTTTGTGCACTTTGGCCGGCTGGCTCCGGCTCTCGTTCTGGCCGAGCCTGGTTTACATGGCGATTGGCAAGTTTCTGCGCTACCTTGCCATGACGATTGCCCTGCTCTGGATTCCGGATAGTTTCTGGCACGGCATCGCAGCCAGCCTCAAAAGCCTGTTCTAGCTAGCGCCTCTCGCGCCACGGCGAGGGTGATGCCACCCTTGCCCAAGCAGGGCTCTGCCATGTTGCGGCGCGGCGAAAGCAGGCCTTGAAGTACAATTGCCCTTTAAAGACGATCCGGCGCACCGTCTCCGTGCGCTACAGGAAGCGGTCCCCTCCCCATGAACGCCCCACTCGTGCTCGATGCCAAACTCGCCGCGCAGGATGCGCCTGCGCGCCTGCGAGAGATCCCTTATAACTACACGTCATTCTCGGATCGCGAGATTGTCATCAGGCTGCTAGGCGAAGAAGCCTGGCGTATCCTGGCCGAGCTGCGCGGCGAACGCCGCACCGGCCGCTCCGCCCGCATGCTGTACGAAGTGCTGGGCGATATCTGGGTGGTGCGCCGCAATCCCTACCTGCAGGACGACCTGCTGGAGAACCCCAAGCGCCGCCAGATGCTGGTTACGGCACTCCACCACCGGCTCTCCGAGGTGGAAAAGCGCCGTGCCGCCGACCGTGCCGAGCACGCCGAGCCGGCCGCCGAGGACCGCTCCCACCGGGTCGAGCAGCTGGTCAGCTTTGCCAAGCAGGCCATCGAGGACTTCAAGCAGGAGTTCGCGCACGCCTATGACCTGCGCAAGCGCACCCAGCGCGTGCTGGGCCGCATCACGCAGAAGGACAACATCAAGTTCGACGGCCTGTCGCGCGTCTCGCATGTGACCGACGCGACCGACTGGCGCGTGGAATATCCCTTCGTGGTCCTCACCCCGGACACCGAGGAAGAGATCGCGGGCATGGTCAAGGGCTGCTTCGAGCTGGGCCTGACCATCATCCCGCGCGGAGGCGGCACCGGCTATACCGGCGGCGCCGTGCCGCTGACGCCGATGAGCGCGGTCATCAACACCGAGAAGCTGGAACAACTCGGGCCGGTCGAGCAGACCGACCTGCCGGGCGTGTCGCACAAGGTCGGCACCATCTTCTCCGGCGCCGGCGTGGTGACGCGCCGCGTGGCGGATGCGGCGGACAAGGCCGGGCTGGTGTTCGCGGTCGACCCGACCTCGATCGATGCTTCCTGCATCGGTGGCAACGTGGCCATGAACGCCGGCGGCAAGAAGGCCGTGCTGTGGGGCACCGCGCTGGACAACCTGGCCTGGTGGCGCATGGTGGATCCGGAAGGCAACTGGCTGGAAGTCACGCGCCTGGACCACAACCTGGGCAAGATCCATGACGTGGCGGTCGCCACCTTCGAGCTCAAGTGGTCGGACGGCAACCGCGCGCCCGGCGAAAAGCCGCTGCGCACGGAAACCCTGGCCATCGAAGGGCGCAAGTTCCGCAAGGAAGGCCTGGGCAAGGACGTCACCGACAAGTTCCTGGCGGGCCTGCCAGGCATCCAGAAGGAGGGCTGCGACGGCATCATCACCAGCGCGCGCTGGATCCTGCACCGCATGCCGGCGCATGTGCGCACCGTCTGCCTGGAGTTTTTCGGCCAGGCGCGCGACGCCATTCCGAGCATCGTGGAAATCAAGGATTACCTCGACGCCGAATCGCGCACCCCCGGCGGCGCCATCCTGGCCGGCCTGGAGCACCTGGACGAGCGCTACCTGCGCGCGGTGGGATACGCCACCAAGAGCAAGCGCAATGCCTTCCCCAAGATGGTGCTGATCGGCGACATCGTCGGCGACGACCAGGACGCGGTTGCCCGCGCCACCTCGGAAGTCATCCGCATGGCCAACGGCAAGAGCGGCGAAGGCTTTGTCGCGGTCAGCCCGGAAGCCCGCAAGAAGTTCTGGCTGGACCGCTCGCGCACCGCCGCCATCGCCAGGCACACCAACGCCTTCAAGATCAATGAAGACGTGGTGATCCCGCTGCCGCGCATGGGCGAGTACACCGACGGCATCGAGCGCATCAATATCGAGCTGTCGATCAAGAACAAGCTCCAGCTGACCGACGCGCTGGAAGCCTTCTTCGCGCGCGGCAACCTGCCGCTGGGCCGCAGCGACGATGCTAACGAGATCCCCAGCGCCGAGCTGCTGGAAGACCGCGTGCAGCACGCGCTGCAGCTGCTGCGCGAGATCCGCTCGCGCTGGACCTACCTGCAGGACCACCTGGATACGCCGCTGGCCACCGCGCGCGCGTCGCTGATCGGCCATGGCCTGGGCCTGCTCGGCCAGGCTTTCGAGGCGCGCCTCGAGCAGCAGCCGGACGCCACCGTGTTCCACCTGCTGCAGGACCGCACCATCCGCGTGTCCTGGAAGAGCGAAGTGCGCGCCGAGCTGCGCAATATCTTCAACGGCGGCGAGTTCAAGCCCATCCTCGACGAAGCGCAGAAGATCCACAAGCAGGTGCTGCGCGGCCGCGTCTTCGTGGCGCTGCACATGCACGCCGGCGACGGCAACGTGCACACCAATATCCCGGTCAACTCGGACGACTACGACATGCTGCAGGACGCCCACCGCGCGGTGGCCCGCATCATGGCGCTGGCACGCTCGCTGGACGGCGTGATTTCCGGCGAGCACGGCATCGGTATCACCAAGCTGGAGTTCCTGACCGAGGACGAGATCGGCGAGTTCCGCGAGTACAAGCAGCGCGTGGATCCGCAGGGCCGCTTCAACAAGGGCAAGCTGCTGCCCGGCGCTGACCTGCGCAATGCCTATACGCCGTCGTTCGGGCTGATGGGACATGAGTCCATCATCATGCAGCAAAGCGATATCGGCGCCATTGCCGACAGCGTCAAGGACTGCCTGCGCTGCGGCAAGTGCAAGCCGGTGTGCGCCACCCACGTGCCGCGCGCCAACCTGCTGTACAGCCCGCGCAACAAGATCCTGGCGACTTCGCTGCTGGTGGAGGCCTTCCTGTACGAGGAGCAGACCCGCCGCGGCATCTCGATCAAGCACTGGGACGAGTTCTCGGACGTGGCCGACCACTGCACGGTCTGCCACAAGTGCGTGACGCCGTGCCCGGTCAAGATCGACTTCGGCGACGTGTCGATGAACATGCGCAACCTGCTGCGCAAGATGGGGCAGAAGAAGTTCAACCCCGGCACCGCCGCGTCGATGTTCTTCCTCAACGCCACCAATCCGCAGACCATCAACATGACCCGCAAGGTCATGATCGACTGGGGCTACAAGGCGCAGCGCCTGGGCAACGACGTACTCAAGAAGTTCGCCAGGAAGCAGACCGCGCACCCGCCCGCCACGGTGGGCCGCGCGCCGGTGCAAGAGCAGGTGATCCACTTCATCAACAAGAAGATGCCGGGCAACCTGCCCAAGAAGACCGCGCGCGCGCTGCTGGACATCGAAGACAACGAGATCGTGCCGATCATCCGCGACCCGAAGCGGACTTCGCCCGAGACCGAGGCGGTGTTCTACTTCCCGGGCTGCGGCTCGGAGCGGCTGTTCTCCCAGGTGGGCCTCGCCACGCAAGCCATGCTGTGGCATGTAGGCGTGCAGACCGTGCTGCCGCCGGGCTACCTGTGCTGCGGCTATCCGCAACGCGGCAACGGCCAGTTCGACAAGGCCGAGAAGATGGTCACCGACAACCGGGTGTTGTTCCACCGGGTCGCCAACACGCTCAACTACCTCGATATCAAGACCGTGGTGGTGAGCTGCGGGACCTGCTACGACCAGCTGGCCGGGTATGAATTCGACAAGATCTTCCCGGGCTGCCGCATCATCGACATCCACGAATACCTGCTGGAGAAGGGCGTCAAGCTGGAAGGCGTGACCGGTACGCGCTACATGTACCACGACCCCTGCCACACCCCGATCAAGACCATGGACCCGACCAAGCTCGTCAACGAGCTGATGGGCGGCAACGAGGGCGGCAGCAAGATCGAGAAGAACGAGCGTTGCTGCGGCGAGTCCGGCACGCTGGCGGTGTCGCGCCCCGACGTTTCCACCCAGATCCGCTTTCGCAAGGAAGAGGAAATGACCAAGGGCGCGGACAAGCTGCGCACCGACGGCTTCGTGGGCGACGTCAAGATCCTGACCAGCTGCCCGTCCTGCCTGCAGGGTTTGTCGCGCTACAAGGAAGACGCCACGGTCACGGCGGACTACATCGTGGTGGAGATGGCCAAGCACCTGCTGGGCGAGAACTGGATGCCGGACTATGTGGCCAAGGCCAACTCGGGCGGCATCGAGCGGGTGCTGGTGTGATGGAGGTGCGAGGGTGGTGGGCTCGATGCGCCGATCTCGCACGATCGGTTGACACATCGGGAGCGCCCGCATGAATCTCATCCCCAACTGCCCGCTGTGCGAGACGGACGGCGGCGAACTGGTCTGGCGTGGCGAGCGCGCCCGGGTCATCCTGGTCGAGCATGAGCGCTTTCCCGGCTTCTGCCGGGTGGTGTGGAATGGCCACGTTGCCGAGCAGACCGATCTGCCTGAGGACGACCAGGCCTGGCTGATGCGGCTGGTGGCGCGGGTGGAGCGCGTGGTGCGCGAGACCATGGTGCCCGACAAGGTCAACCTGGCCGCCTTCGGCAATATGGTGCCGCACCTGCACTGGCATATCATTCCACGCTACCGCTGGGATACCCATTTTCCCGAAGCCGTCTGGGCGGCTGCGCAGCGCGAGCCGGATGCCGTGCGCCTGGCGGGCCTTGCGCAGCGCCTGCCGGCATTGCGCGCGGCCCTGGCGAAACTGGCCGAAGCAGGCTGACGCCTGGCGTAGCCGTGCCCGTGCCGTGCCCGTGCCGTGCCGGCATTGCTATCGGTTTTTTTGAATTTCCGGAACCAGCCGGGCGGCGCCGTCTTCTAACACCCGTTGTCTTCATTCCCACAAGAGCGGGGCCGGTGGATCTGCCATGGCCCGCTTGCGCGAAAGGTGCCATGTCCACACCGTCTTCCGTTACCGTTCCAGGCCCGGCCGTGCCGGCCCGTGCCCTCAGGATCCAGAGCCGCCTGCGGGTGGCCGAGACATGGGACCTGATCAAGCCTTACTGGATATCCGAGGACCGCAAGGCCGGCCTCGGGCTGCTGGCCTTCGTGGTCGCGCTCAATCTCGGCATCGTTTATATCAACGTGCTGCTCAACGAATGGAACCGCGTGTTCTACAACGCGCTGGAGCAGCATGACTACACCTCCTTCAAGGCGCTGCTGATCCGTTTCTCCTGGATCGCCGGCTTCTTTATCGTGGCGGCCATATCACGGCAGTACTACACCATGATGCTGCAGATGCGCTGGCGTACCTGGATGACCGACCGCTTCATGGACCACTGGCTCAGCCACCAGGCTTACTACCGCATAGAACAGACGCACGCCACGGACAACCCCGACCAGCGGCTTGCGGACGACCTGCGCTCGTTTACCGATGGCGCGCTGTCTCTTTCGCTCGGGCTGCTCAATTCGGTGGTGACGCTGGTGTCTTTCGTCGGCATCCTGTGGGCTGTTTCCGGGCCGATCAGCTTCATGCTGGGCGGCACCGAGATCACGATTCCGGGCTATATGGTGTGGTTCGCGGTGGGCTATGCCGTGATCGGTTCGCTGATTGCCCACGTGGTGGGCCGGCCGTTGATCGGCTTGAGTTTCCAGCAAGAGCAGTACGAGGCGGATTTCCGTTTCATGCTGGTGCGCTTGCGCGAGAACAGCGAGCCGGTGGCACTTTACCGGGGCGAGCCTACCGAGCAGGCGGGCCTGCGCTCACGCTTTGACCGCATTCGCGCCAACTGGAAACAGTTGATGCGCTATACGCGTCGCCTGACCTTTGTCAGTTCCGGCTACGGCCAGTTCGCCATCATCTTTCCGCTGCTCGTGGCCGCGCCGCGCTACTTCGCCGGCAAGATGACGCTGGGTGGGCTGATGCAGGTGAGCCAGGCCTTCGGCCAGGTGCAAGGGGCGCTGTCGTGGTTCGTTGACAATTACTCCACGCTGGTCGGCTGGAAGGCCGCAGCCAACCGGCTGATCGACTTCCGCGATGCTATCCGCGTGGCGGAGCGCCAGGACCAGGAGCACACCGGCGTGCGCGACATCGAGGTGGTCCAGGCTGGCACCGGTACCGATTCCGGCGGCATCCGCATCGACACCCTCGCGCTGGCGCTGCCGGTGCGCACCGGCAACGGCAACGGCGGCGAGATCCAGCAGCGGCTGCTGGTGGCGGCGTTCTCGCTGCAGATCGCGCCCGGCGAACGCTGGCTGGTCAGCGGCCCCTCGGGCTGCGGCAAAAGCGTGCTGTTCCGCGCGCTGGCCGGGATCTGGCCCTACGGCAGCGGCAAGGTAGCCATGCCCGGCGCGGCTCGCATGCTGTTCCTGCCGCAGCGCAGCTACCTGCCGATCGGCACGCTGGCCGATGCGCTGGCTTATCCCGACGCCGGCACCGTGCATAGCCGCGAAGCCTTGCAGAAGGTGCTGCGCGAAGCCTGGCTCGGCGCCCTGGCCGAGCAGCTCGACGTGTTCGACAACTGGTCGCTGCGGCTGTCGCCGGGCGAGCAGCAACGCCTGGCCTTTGCGCGCGCGCTGCTGCAAAAGCCCGATTACCTGTTCCTGGACGAGGCCACCAGCGCGCTCGACGAGGAAACCGAAAGCGAGATGTACCGCCTGATGGTGGACTCCCTGCCCGGCGCGGCGATCATCAGCATCGCACACCGCAGCACGGTTGCCGCCTTCCATGGCAAGCGCCTGCGCTATGTCGCGGCCGACGGAGCGCACTGGGAGGCGGAGCACGATGGGCAAGGTGAGGCGGCTGCGGTAAGCTATCGGGTCGTACACGAAGCGTAAAGGCCGGTGTGGCCGCAACCTGCGGCTCGCCCACAGCCGCACGCCACCCATCATGGCAGGCCTTGAAAAAGATACTCCCCATCCCACCGCACTTACCGTGCACACGCAGTCGCGCGTGCTGGAGGTGGGTTTTGACAACGGTTCCAGCTTCCGGCTGCCGTTCGAATACCTGAGGGTGAACTCACCCTCGGCCGAAGTGCAGGGCCACGGCCCGGGCCAGGAAGTGCTGCAGACCGGCAAGCGCGACGTCACCATCGCCGCGGTGGAGCCGGTCGGCAACTACGCCATCCTGATCCGTTTTTCCGACGGCCACGATACCGGCATCTATTCCTGGGAACTGCTTTACCGCCTGGGCGCCCAGCAGGACACCATCTGGCAGTCCTACCTTGAGCGGCTGGAAGCTGCCGGCGTCGATCGCGACACCCCCATGGCGGCCCCCGGCGGCCATGCCTGCGGCAGCCATTGAGATTGCGCCCCCGCGGGCCATTACTGAGTTCTGGAGCGAGTTATGAGCGAGACCCACTTCGGGTTCGAGAAGGTCAAGGAAGAAGAGAAGGCTGGCAAGGTAGCCGAAGTCTTCCATTCGGTGGCCAACAAGTACGACGTCATGAACGACCTGATGTCCGGCGGCATGCACCGGCTGTGGAAGATGTTCACCATCGCCCAGGCTGGCGTGCGGCCTGGCTTCAAGGTGCTCGACATCGCCGGCGGCACCGGCGACCTGGCCAAGGCCTTCGCACGCCAGGCCGGGCCCACCGGCGAGGTCTGGCTGACCGACATCAATGAGTCGATGCTCCGGGTTGGGCGCGACCGCTTGTTGAATAAAGGCATCGTCATCCCCACCTGTCTCTGTGACGCCGAGCGGATTCCGTTCCCGGACAATTATTTCGACCTGGTCACGGTGTCCTTCGGGCTGCGCAACATGACGCACAAGGAGGTCGCATTGTCAGAGATGCGCCGGGTGATCAAGCCGGGTGGCAAAGTCATGGTGCTGGAGTTCTCCAAGGTGTGGAAGCCGCTGGAAAAGGCCTACGACATGTATTCGCTGAAGTTCCTGCCGTGGCTGGGGCAGCGCGTGGTACAGGATTCCGATAGCTATCGCTATCTGGCCGAATCGATCAGAATGCATCCAGACCAGGCTTCACTTGTACGTCTTATGGAACATGCGGGCCTGGAGAATGTCGAATACTTCAACCTGACGGCGGGAGTGGTGGCGCTTCACGTCGGGCGAAAGTACTAGACTGATATAGGCTCAAAGAAAGATGAGCGAACTTAACAGGGGAAGCACTGATATGTCGCTATTTCGCGCAAAATTCATGGCGGGTGTGCTGATTGGCACGCTTGCCCTCGGCATGGCGCTCGACGCCAATGCCAAACGCCTCGGCGGGTCGCGCAGCATCGGCAAGCAATCGTCCGGCGTGACGCAACGCCAGCAGGCACCGGCGCAGCAATCGCCGAACCAGACGCCCGCGCAGCAGGCCCCGGCCCAGCAAGCCGCGCCCGCTGCAGCAGGCGCCGGCGCAGCCGCTGCTGCCGCGCCCAAGCGTAACTGGGGCGGCATGCTCGGCGGCATCGCCGCCGGCCTGGGCATCGGCTGGCTGCTGTCGCACTTCGGCCTGGGCGGCGCCGCCATGGGCTTCCTGTCCAACCTGATCCTGATCGCCCTGGTGGCGTTCGCCGCAATCTGGCTGATCCGCAAGTTCCGCGGCGGCGCCAAGGCACCGCAGCAACCGGCCTATGCCGGTGCGGCAGCCGGTGCCGGCGGTGGCTCGGGTAACGGATTTGGTGGCAGCAACGAACCGGTCCTGCGCCAACAGGTGCCGGTTGGTTCACCCAACCCGGTGATGCCCGCGCCCGGTTCCGTCGCCTCGATGCAATCCGCCGCACCGGTGATGGCTGGCGCGGCCGTTGGTGCTGCTGCGGGCGCGGCCCAGCCCTGGGGTGTGCCGGCCGACTTCGACACCCAAGCCTTCCTGCGCAACGCCAAGGTGTACTACGTACGCCTGCAGGCGGCCTGGGATGCCGGCAATCTCGAGGACATCCGCGAGTTCACCACGCCGGAAATGTTCGCCGAGATCAAGATGGACCTGTCCGAACGCGGCACCGAGGTCAACAAGACCGACGTGGTCACGCTGGAAGGCGAACTGCTCGGCATCGAAGACAGCCCGGCCCAGCATCTGGCCAGCGTGCGCTTCTCCGGCATGATCCGCGAAAAGGCCGGCGAGCCCGCCCAGCCCTTCGCCGAAGTCTGGAACCTGGCAAAGCCGGTAAGCGGCCCTGGCGGCTGGCTGCTGGCGGGGATCCAGCAAACTTCCTGAGTGCAGGGAGTGCCTCGCCGGCAGGTTTAAGGCCGGCAGGTGACATAGAATGGAGGCCCACGTGAAAACGTGGGCTTTTTTGTTTGTGGGGTGGGGGGATTCCGTTGCTTGACTTTGTAGTTAAGCAGTTGCTTTTGCCTGTGACTGTGACTTTAGAACCGATCAACCCCTAACACCTACTGAAAGGCCCGCCCCCAGCCCCACCCAATCATGACCACCCTCCCCACCCCCTTGGCCACCCCCCCGATCACTGCCCTGAACCACCTGCTGGAACAGGAGCCCTGGGCAACCACCATGCTCCAGCCCTTCGCCGGCCGCATCATCCGCTTTGACGCGGCCGCGTTCACGCTCGCATTGAAGGTGACGGGGCAGGGCCTGACGGAGCTGGCCCCGGTGGATGAAACCCCGGCGGTCACGCTGACCGTGCCGCTGCAGCAGTGGCCGCTGGTGGCCTCGGACGTGGCGGGCGGCGGCCAGGCGGCGGCGATGAAGCATGTGCGCATCGAGGGCGATGCCGAGCTGGCCAATACGGTCTCCACGCTGGCCCGCAACCTGCGCTGGGATGCGGCCGAGGACCTGTCGCGCGCATTGCGCGGCATCCTGGGCGGCCCAGTGAGCGACAGCGTGGCGCAACGGGTGGTGGACGGCGTGCAGCAGGTGCATGCCCAGGCCACGCGGGTCGGCCGCGCGCTGGTCGATAACGTGACCGAATACCTGCTCGACGAGCAGCCGACCTTGGTGCGCCACGCGGCGCTCGACGAGTTCGGCGCGGGCGTGAGCGCGCTGCGCGACGACCTCGCCCGGCTGGAAAAGCGGCTGGAAAAGCTGGAGCAGCGCACCCGCTCCGAGCGTGGCGCCGGCACGCTGCCGTCCGCCCATCGCTGAATTGCCCGCGGCCCGCCGCCGTCAGACCCCGCTCCATTGCGCATCCACGGCTTTAGCCATTGCCAGACCGGCCAAGCAGCACGGCCCCAACACTGAAGAACCTGCATGACCCGCTTCCTGCGCCTTTGCAAGATCGTTTTCGTCATCCTCTACTACGGCCTCGACGAGCTCGTGCTGTCTGGCTTCAAGAGCCGCCGCATCCGTTTCCTGGTGCGTGTCATTACCATTGGCCGCAAGCTCGACATGCCCCGCGGCGAGCGCCTGCGCCTGGCCCTGACCCGGCTGGGCCCGATCTTCGTCAAGTTCGGCCAGGTGCTTTCCA comes from the Cupriavidus basilensis genome and includes:
- a CDS encoding Tim44 domain-containing protein produces the protein MSLFRAKFMAGVLIGTLALGMALDANAKRLGGSRSIGKQSSGVTQRQQAPAQQSPNQTPAQQAPAQQAAPAAAGAGAAAAAAPKRNWGGMLGGIAAGLGIGWLLSHFGLGGAAMGFLSNLILIALVAFAAIWLIRKFRGGAKAPQQPAYAGAAAGAGGGSGNGFGGSNEPVLRQQVPVGSPNPVMPAPGSVASMQSAAPVMAGAAVGAAAGAAQPWGVPADFDTQAFLRNAKVYYVRLQAAWDAGNLEDIREFTTPEMFAEIKMDLSERGTEVNKTDVVTLEGELLGIEDSPAQHLASVRFSGMIREKAGEPAQPFAEVWNLAKPVSGPGGWLLAGIQQTS
- a CDS encoding ubiquinone biosynthesis accessory factor UbiJ — translated: MTTLPTPLATPPITALNHLLEQEPWATTMLQPFAGRIIRFDAAAFTLALKVTGQGLTELAPVDETPAVTLTVPLQQWPLVASDVAGGGQAAAMKHVRIEGDAELANTVSTLARNLRWDAAEDLSRALRGILGGPVSDSVAQRVVDGVQQVHAQATRVGRALVDNVTEYLLDEQPTLVRHAALDEFGAGVSALRDDLARLEKRLEKLEQRTRSERGAGTLPSAHR
- the ubiE gene encoding bifunctional demethylmenaquinone methyltransferase/2-methoxy-6-polyprenyl-1,4-benzoquinol methylase UbiE, yielding MSETHFGFEKVKEEEKAGKVAEVFHSVANKYDVMNDLMSGGMHRLWKMFTIAQAGVRPGFKVLDIAGGTGDLAKAFARQAGPTGEVWLTDINESMLRVGRDRLLNKGIVIPTCLCDAERIPFPDNYFDLVTVSFGLRNMTHKEVALSEMRRVIKPGGKVMVLEFSKVWKPLEKAYDMYSLKFLPWLGQRVVQDSDSYRYLAESIRMHPDQASLVRLMEHAGLENVEYFNLTAGVVALHVGRKY
- a CDS encoding ABC transporter ATP-binding protein/permease; the encoded protein is MSTPSSVTVPGPAVPARALRIQSRLRVAETWDLIKPYWISEDRKAGLGLLAFVVALNLGIVYINVLLNEWNRVFYNALEQHDYTSFKALLIRFSWIAGFFIVAAISRQYYTMMLQMRWRTWMTDRFMDHWLSHQAYYRIEQTHATDNPDQRLADDLRSFTDGALSLSLGLLNSVVTLVSFVGILWAVSGPISFMLGGTEITIPGYMVWFAVGYAVIGSLIAHVVGRPLIGLSFQQEQYEADFRFMLVRLRENSEPVALYRGEPTEQAGLRSRFDRIRANWKQLMRYTRRLTFVSSGYGQFAIIFPLLVAAPRYFAGKMTLGGLMQVSQAFGQVQGALSWFVDNYSTLVGWKAAANRLIDFRDAIRVAERQDQEHTGVRDIEVVQAGTGTDSGGIRIDTLALALPVRTGNGNGGEIQQRLLVAAFSLQIAPGERWLVSGPSGCGKSVLFRALAGIWPYGSGKVAMPGAARMLFLPQRSYLPIGTLADALAYPDAGTVHSREALQKVLREAWLGALAEQLDVFDNWSLRLSPGEQQRLAFARALLQKPDYLFLDEATSALDEETESEMYRLMVDSLPGAAIISIAHRSTVAAFHGKRLRYVAADGAHWEAEHDGQGEAAAVSYRVVHEA
- a CDS encoding gamma-butyrobetaine hydroxylase-like domain-containing protein, translating into MAGLEKDTPHPTALTVHTQSRVLEVGFDNGSSFRLPFEYLRVNSPSAEVQGHGPGQEVLQTGKRDVTIAAVEPVGNYAILIRFSDGHDTGIYSWELLYRLGAQQDTIWQSYLERLEAAGVDRDTPMAAPGGHACGSH
- a CDS encoding HIT family protein encodes the protein MNLIPNCPLCETDGGELVWRGERARVILVEHERFPGFCRVVWNGHVAEQTDLPEDDQAWLMRLVARVERVVRETMVPDKVNLAAFGNMVPHLHWHIIPRYRWDTHFPEAVWAAAQREPDAVRLAGLAQRLPALRAALAKLAEAG